Below is a genomic region from Eupeodes corollae chromosome 1, idEupCoro1.1, whole genome shotgun sequence.
GTGGGATCAATCGGTTTTGTCATGATAAGCTGTTTTGTTTGTGACTGttgatgaaacaaaaatttaaatatgataacTCTCTCAACTATTCAAGCTATACATTCGATACAACTTCTCTTtatatgaaattattatttaccaTTATTACGgtataagaataaaaaatgttttaaacggATAAACGGAAGAAGAatatgtcattttttttaaagatcttacCTGAACTGAAACTGATGGATTTCCATGTTGTGGGGATCGCTGAAgaagttgttgttgctgctgcactTTCTGTTGTTGTTGACTAAAGGAAAGCAATTGTTGTTGCAGCGATTGCTGTTGTGCGCCTGTTCCTGAGCCAGCAGGTGTACTTATTTGCTGTTGAGTAACGATCATTTGTCTGTGGGGTTGCCCTGCTTGTTGCTGACGTCCTTGAAGTTGCTGTCTCAGCTGATGATGTTGAACCGCTATTTGTTGTTGTGGAGACTGGGGAGGTGGTGTCATTTGTGGAGCTGGAGATTGTAAAGCTCTAGGAGATTGCGATGATAGCAGACTTTGAAGCTGAGGCTGAGGAGATGGTGTTTGGTGGACACTGGGCGAAGGGTTCTGTTGCATCCTCGTGTTCTGTTGATGCAATTGTAATTGCTGTTGCAatgattgttgttgttgaatgaGTTGTGCCTGTTGGTGTTGAATTTGACGTTGCAGGCTTTGTTGATGTGGTGTCAGACTCTGCccactttgttgttgttgttgataaaGCTGTTGATGTTGCTGCAGAATTTGTTGCTGGCGAAGGATATGTTGTTGTAGCATTTGCGGTGACATTGGTATTGATTGAGTTTGTGGTTGtgtttgttgctgctgctgctgtacCTGTGGCTGTTGAGAGAGCTGTGGCTGAGGCGACATTGCAATGGACTGGTGTTGTGGCGATTGTATTTGAGGTTGCGGTGTAGACGGTTGTGAAAGAGATTGCTGTGGGGTCCGTGGTTGGGGAGTATGTGGTGCACTTATGGATTGGGGCGTCCTTGGTTGTTGAAGCGGTTGGTTTTGTTGTGGTTGAGGAGTGCGCGGCTGTTGAAGTGGTGTGGTGCATTGCTGCGGTTGTGGAGTTCTAGGTGTACCAGTTGGCGTTTGGGGAGTTCGTGGCTGCTGTGGTGTTTGAGGCTGAGGTGTAATAGGTTGAGGTGTTCTTGATGGAGGTGGTTGCTGTTGCAGTTGATGTTGCCCCatctgttgctgctgttgttgttgttgctgttgctgctgttgttgttgttgctgctgtatttgctgctgctgttgttgctgctgtatTTGCAATTGTTGCTGTAATCGTTGTTGCAGCTGGTGGTGTACCtgaattttctgttgaataactTGTGTTTGGATCTGTTGTGGCTGAATTTGCTGCTGTTGGTCGGACGGGTTCTGTTGGGAAACTTGTTGCTGTATTAATTGTATTTGGGGCCCAGAACTTGAAGGCGATTGCTGTTGTTGCAGTTGTAGTTGCTGTTGCAAATGTTGCATTTGCTGAATGGATGGACTCTTAAGATTTCGCTGTACTTGGACATTAACAATTTGAGGAGAAACATTGACTGGAGATTTGTTGAGTGTAGATGTTACAGCCTGCTGTGGTGCTTGATTTTGTTGTTCAACAGCAACTGAATTAGGCTGTTGAATAATCTTTTGTTGAAGTATGATTTGGGGAGGTTGAGGAATAGTGGCATTTGGTGCATTTTGACCTTTGCCTTGTCCAATAGACCGTGGGCGTACAAATATGACTGGTGATTGCGTAGCTTGGGCTTGTTTGTTGTTGCCTATTTGCGAATTCGGAATAGTCGTGATGATAATGTTGTTTTGACCTCCTGAAGATAATGTCCTTATTATTTGGGCAGGCGATGAAGAGGCTGATACTGTTTGCACAGAACCAGATGAAGTAGTTGTCAATTGAGGTTGCGAGATAGAAATTGCTTGTAATTGCTGTTGCTTTTGAGCTGgaagttgctgttgttgttgttgggatTGCTGCTTCTGAACAAGCTGCTGATGTAACTGTTGCTGGAGtatttgctgctgctgttgttgttgctgctgatgttgttgttgttgctgctgctgctgctgctgttgttgatgttgttgttgttgctgctgttgtagCTTTATTTTCTCTTGTTGCAGAAGCTGTTGCTCCATCTGTTGTTGTTGAAGCTTTTGTTGGTCTTGCTCTTGCAATAATTGCTGTTTAATTTGCTGAATTTTTTGCTGTTGCAGTAACAACTGCTGAGCTTCTtgttctttttgtaattcttgttgttgttgtagttgctgctgttgttgttgttgaagctgttgttgttgttgctgctgttgtaattgttgttgttggagttgctgttgctgttgtaactgctgctgctgttgaatttgtttaattttatcttgttgttgttgctgctgctgaagCTGAATCTGCTGTTGCTTAAGTTTTTCTTGATGTTCTTCCTGTTTTTGCTTTTGCTCTTGCTGTGTTTTCTGCAgtgcttgttgtttttgttgctgctgctgttgttgttgctgttgcaattgttgtttgtttaaaacTGGCTTTCCTTTCTTTTCTGTACTCTCATCAAATCCAATTATCTTCGCTAGGGAAGTCAATGACGGTTTTTCCACTGTCGGTGTGACACTTCCTGCCGCTGCTACTCCAGGTAAAGCTACCGTTGAAGGTAAAGCTTTTACGGCCTTAAGTCTTTCTACAACCTTAAGCAATCTGGGATGATAGGGATCACATGggagaatttcatttttgtttatacaatcCAAAACCCAATCTGgcgaaataatatttatttttccttttggcAGGGCATTGGCTTTTTGATATGCATTTCCTGATGCTGATCCGCAAATTAAATGTGTGGTTTTTGAGCTGAGGTTTTGACACACTTCAGCTCCATGAAATGTCAGCATGGCATATAATTTACGCCTATCAGATGGGATGATTTGTGATAAAGTAATTCGAACACCAGCAAATATTCGAGGTTTATTTGGATCAAATGCTTTTGTTGATGCGAGACGACCAAGTTTTGCACTGTGAATTATCCAATTTTCAGTGACAGGGGTAACGCTGTAAAGATCAATTCCCATAACTAGTTCTTCTTCGGTAAAATTGCTTCCACATACTAGATGGGTAACTATTTCGTTCAGGTACGATCTTGATTGAGCACCACCAGTTTTTAAAAGCAATTCAACCTGTAATGGAAGAGAAAAGTAATCAggtgaaaaaatgaaattatttgagCATACAAAAAAGAATCGAAAAATATTCTTCATTGGAAGCTGTTACTTTAAATGTAAATTGGTGAAACCTTTTCACCTACTTTAGAagtaaaaaaaagcaacaatcaGTTATCTGCACAAATGGCACATATCGTCTGCTTGGACGTAAAAGTCActaagtgcaattttttttcaaattcgtgAAAAAGTCATGTAATCATCAACACACAATGACATTTCCCATAAGTATGAAAAGTCACTAAGTGAATATAACTACTATAAGAGCAAATCAGAGAATGAAAAAATTCACTATTCAACTATTTAGCGTATCCCCGTTTTTTTGCTCTCCTGACAAATGTTGATTTTGTTACTTAATGACTTTTACCTCCAAGCAGACGATATAATCTTTtcatttgtaagtttttttataacagTTGAATTGGAGCCAATTTTTGTGTTGCATGTTCTGCCTTACCTGAAAGACTTTTACCACAGACCAATTCTTATAACTGGAACAAAAGTCAAACGACTTTCTTATAAAGGTTTGACACTAGGTTCCTTTGTTTCTTATTAGAAGTAATTTCATATTAagccaaaattgtaaaaaatcatcaataagAAAATTGAACAATCCCAATTATCTTGTAAGCAAGAATCCCTTAAACTTTTCTCTGCGTAAATTATCAAGaggataaaattttgaattgcaaGATTTTGGATTGATTGGATTCTATCCCAAAAACAGGgcatgttttataaattaagaaaattaaatttttgttatgagAAAAAAACATTCTGTTATCTAGGGCAACTCAAATTGACGGTTATCAAAAACTCTctagaacttatttttttagttgaataGAGTGAACTCATTTCCTTTTTTcgcaacatttaaaaatacagcAATCTGCTATTTACATATAGATTATATAATCGATTCACTAATTCGATTTTGTTTACACTGcctttgaattctactttcgatcGGGTGAACTTATTTAGTATACACGCTGTTCAAGTGAAAATCttagataaattgttttgactttatgaaaaattttcGTTCAACCAATTCGTAATTTTCCAATTTCGATATACATAGGTACCTATTAcaagtataaaaaatatactacTACCAAGTTGCAAGATCGGGCTAGTCTACagtaaaaattgacaaatctttcgAAATAGTTTTGCAGCCTAAAAGTTCATCAGCGTTCGATCTCGGTGTTTACACTTGGACTCATCAATATTTTAAGAGTGAAAAAATCTTGGTTATACTCTACATTTGTTTGCGTCTAGTTCACCTTATATAATGTAAATCATTTCCAATAAGATTAAAGTTTGGAAGAAAGttcttttaatacaaattctatACATTTACAAGTAGAAGACAATGCACTTATTATTGAACTGGtgaattataaatttgaaatagctTTGCGGTCCAtcaaaaatttgtaggtttttgcgAAAATGTTTGCTTATAGATGTAACAATGTAAACTTTTGCTAAGTTTTCATAATCAGGTGCAAATTTTTTTGCTCAAAGTTTATGAATTATCTTATtgatataattcatttttataagtgtggcgagttattaaaaaaaaaaaaaaaacatgcccgttaggttaggttaggtttggCGAGGTGATGAACGGTAGGCCAAAAACCATCTCACTCCGAACAATGTGGATTTAATGTGATCCCTATGAAATGGTAAGGATTTGATTAGGCATAGGTAATTAGAAAAGGATTTAGGTTTCTGAACCAACCTGATTTTTGTGTGAATATCAGAATGTCCTTAGGTGGCAATGATGAGACGTCGCATAGATcgttgaaaaagtatttttttttctaatatcgtattttttttttgattaggCTTAAACATACCATTTCCTCACTTTCGAAACCTCTGTATAAATAAGCTATCCATTCTACTAATATTTGTCTAGGTATAGGAAAGTAGATAAGGATTTAGGTTTCTGAACCATCCTGATTTTTGTGTGAATATCAAAATGTCCTTAGGTGACAAGGATGAGACGTCACATATATCGTCGAAAAAGTGTATTCCTAGTatcgtcattttttttttggttaggcTTGAACATACCATTTCCTCACCTCCGCAACCTCTACATAATTCACATAAGCTAATATCCATTCTGCTTATATCCTACCGGGTTACGATGAATTGTAATCCGGTAGGATACCTATCAATAAGGATAATTGAGCCGTGCTAGTTtcaaaaggtattttttttttgggaaatactTGGTCATAGGTTTCTGGAAATCCGGCAAGTTTCAAGCTCCGCTCATCTACTATTTGTGGTTAGATAAGTCCATTTGCTTGATCAATTGGCTTTTAGATCCGTTTTTGGCAAATTTGTTTGCTCTTTTATTTCCTTCAACGTCACAGTGCCCTGGGATCCATCCAAGAGTAACTGTGTTACATTCGCTGAGTGAACGTAACTCCCATAAGAACTGTTCCTCCAGTGTTGACTATCTATGCTTGTGTTTAACAAATTGTGGAAAGGAGGTGCagtaaaaacataattttttatttaaaaaatgctctTTTTGAAAACGATCCATTTTGTCCATCTGTATATGATAAGTAGACAGATGTAGATGAGGGACCGTCTCTAAACCTACCGCGTGATGTTGTCATGTGTTTTTTCTGTCTGTTTTTTCTCTTCTGTTTTTATGTAGAATGTAATATGTAATGTATTGATAATTCTAAAAtcctattttgaatttttggcgTTTTATGAAACacattgcaaatttttttatgaactctTTTGATTTCGGTTTCTGCTTTTATGAGCAATTAAGCAatagttttcaataaattccTGTGAATAAATACATTATGCGTAACAGATCGTAGAGAACGATGACCTAGcaacttacaactcttaaccattcttACTCGTATGTGAGAGTAATATAAGGGACCTATGGCATGACAATCCTATGCACTTACCATCGAACCACAGGTACCTTGATAAAACATCATTGccttaaaaaaggaattttcaTTATAATTAAAGACTTTCCTTTCAAGAATTCATTTTGATGTTTTCGTGATGGTGTTTTGAAGAAGACTTGTATTCAGGCATTCTACTTCATTTCTGTCCCACAgtacaaaatttattcgaatATTCCCCCAACTAACCGGGCGATATACTTATTTTTGTGGGCCGCATATTGAGCTGTTTCGTCTTAtgcaacagaaataaaatgtattaattaatAATGGAAATGGATCACAAGTTAACTTTTCCAAACACAACAGTAATATTAATCGGATGGTCTCCATTAAGACTaaataacacatttttataacaaaacagaTCCCTATCAATTGCAACTGTAGATAGAAACCTAAAGGAGTTTAAATGATGATTGTTATGATTTAgattcataataaaaatatcaattggtATAGTCAAGTCCTTATTATGTGTCCTTAGGATGAAATGAAAATGCCAAAATTTCAATTGTTACAATTGGCAATACAAATGTTGAAATCATTAGTcataataaacttaaattagaGTACTAAACTGTcttataaatacttaaattaacttCTATACACTAcaagtttttaatttggtttagaTTCACAAAATTAGTTGGCGCCCAAAAATATTGCTGCCCATTCTTCTGCAAAAGCCCcaataacttttaaatacataaatttcatattttacttTACCTTATCATCCAGATTGCCGCTTATATAGTATTTCACACTGGAGAATAGATCCTCCCGAACTTTGAGGTTCTCCattttgatcaatttttttccaaaactttatttttactatGCAGCGTTTTTATATGGCGCTAATTTGTATTGTTCTTATACATTTGTATAAATATGTTTgattactttgtttttatataatttcttaaaaaactaaatcactgagcacattaaaaaaataacttttaacacTGGTGTTATTGTATCCGAGGGGAAATGCACTCGACACTTGCTATTTGCTAGTTAGTCCCTGTATGTAGTTCCTTGGGAAAAAGGAAAAGTTTTACACATAAATCATGAACGAATTTAACTAAATTAGTATTTGTTGTCGGttccaaattaaatataaacaaagaagaaagttattaaaacttataattgcctacatttttctttaaatttaagaaaatataacacAAAAATGATAAGACTATAAAAAATGAACGCCATAAAGACGACGTGAAAGCCCGAAAAGAAGTGAAGTTTCGAATATTTAATGCAAGTGATGCCAGTACTGACgtttaacttaactttaagCAAGAAACATATTGATTGACAACAGTACAACATTTTTGAGATTGAGAGGCAGTCTTTTATCACTTTGATAATTTACTTGGCGAGAAATATTTTATGTCTTAATTATGTGTTTTTATCAGTGATAAGTATacggggcgactttccattacaaGCACGAACTtccctttgattttttttacagttagctTAGGTtagtcataaaaaaatattttctctttcgGACCTAAACCTactttttgttgagttttgttttttgagccACTGTGCACgcttaaaactagttttttttttatatagatagTACGGTGTACTAAATGGCATGGCAAAACATAGGATTAGGGGTGTTTGTGGGGTAAGgtatatgcaaaatactgttTGCATTTGAACACTAGAAAACTTAACATAtcttttttgtctgtttttgttctatttaaaaAGCACCTGCCTtgaattcaatgaaattttcttaaaattaataaataatttgaaaacagaatctaaaacaaatcaagaaaatcccaaaaaaacagGTATGACAATactgaaacaaaaaacagggagaaaatgtcaaaaacaaccGTTTTTATGTGTGTACTAAGTGAAAAGAGGAActtttaaagtcaatttaaaatagaaatacaaattttcggACAACCAAAAAGAGAAAATATGACATAATTTTGTATAGTGTTTTCCATAGTCTCAAAATGATAGTTAGAaggtatttataaatttgtatgcagTAAAAACTCTTCAAAATTCGGTAAAGTGTCTCAAGTGTAAGAAATACATTGCAATTGGTTGCATGAACCTcataattgaaatgaaatttttgaaaaaaatatggcaACACTGGGCAGACAAAGACATTACAATAAATGTGAACATGTTAGCCTTCACTATAATCTTCATCcgatttttaataatatggGTTTTTTTGAAGACTTTCGAATTTTTGATCTTTTCTTTCTATCCAACCAGTGTGATTTCATTATTTTGCATCCTCTTTGTTTACAGACTTTAAAGTGCAGTGTGCAGTACAGGTAGATTTAAAACCACCATAGTGTGCCAAAAGCTgggttttattattaaaaatgatccATAtgggttatttttttatagtttacaTTAAAAAGGGTAGATGTTTCACATAGGGTAATGTAAactgttgtttaaaaaaatggacaaGTTACGTTTAAGAAGTAAATAAACATAAGgaaaaaaacgataatcgtATAAAATTAGTATTATTTTGGTTTATAACTTGAATAACCTAAATCATTTGTGATAGTAAAATTCGTCTAAAAAGTGCCTTTcattaattttgcaaaaattctcACAGTAACATTTATCGCTATCACAACCGCTCAAGTTTAATCaagccttaattttttttatgaaaaatttcttgGTATCACTTGTTTCTCGAATCAAATATATTGACAGTTATCTTCGAAAGGAAACACCaactttagaaaaacaaaatttgagttgtcAAAATCGAAGTCGAACTGACAGCGCCGACGATAttctattttccaaaataagtttgtagaaaattatttccgtagagaaataataatttttcagtgCTTTGCTATCGGAATTATTCTGAATACAAACTCTTAAAATGGcctcaatgaaaatattttccctTGCTAAATAcggtaaatattttactaagcaaacattgaaaaaaaaaacatacctacgttatttttgttttcaattagcTGCAAATTAGGTTATGAGTTCTTATGTCATCAACAAatctaaatcaaatttattatgaaaagactttaatattattttattctattctaaGGACGATGGGGTGTGCCAAAAAATATTCGAATGTATTCTTCAAGGGACAAAGATATTCTACCACCAGCTAAAGGATATATCTATGTTAACAACAAGGAATTGAGTATGGAACTTAACGACGTCACCGATCGATCAGCCCAGACACTCTTCCTATCCGAACTTATGCGTGGTTTTGGTGTTACTTTGGCACATATCTTCAAGGAACCTGCAACCATTAATTATCCATTCGAAAAAGGACCATTGAGTCCACGATTCCGTGGAGAGCACGCCCTTCGTCGGTATCCCAGCGGAGAGGAACGCTGCATTGCATGCAAGCTGTGCGAAGCTATCTGCCCCGCTCAGGCCATTACAATTGAAGCAGAGGAGCGTGCCGATGGTAGCAGACGAACAACACGTTACGATATTGATATGACCAAGTGTATATACTGTGGTTTCTGTCAGGTACCTAACTATTCCTGTGTAGTTTtgttattaatacatttatttattgcttCGTCGCTAGTTTTTTGCGTTCCAAAATCACCAATATGTAAAACATCAAAACTGCATTATATTCAATTTGTTAAAGaggttctttaaaaaatcactttatttGTTCTAAAGATGGCTCTATTACTCAGGGATTATTAAGTCGTTTTTAGTGAATTTTCAAGAGGAATTAAAAGTCACACTGATTGCATCTCaattcttttctaaaaaaaaaaatcggctGTGTAACATAAAATTAGATTagtgtttaatatttaaagcaaaattCGGAAATTACGTtgttgaaaaaatgtgttttagtGTGGGAGATTGTCTTCTACTGTGCCAAATAGGTCTTAATGAGACTTaccaatttattttacaaacctTTTGTTTACAACgcatttaaaagaataaattaaacaaaattattgttttgccaacaaatatttatattaaaacagcAAGGTTGGCCACCTTCAGAAGtcttaaaccaatttttcaGTTTGCTAACTACAAGAAACAATCTAATGGGTACCCAATGGCTATCCCATTAAATAACAAAACCGTTAAGACAATtgccaatttttttcaaacaatcttTTGATAATACACTTTTCTTTCTGATTTCTTCTACTTTAGTTATGTACAACAATTTTATCTAAGCCAGTTTCTcatttttttgtctaaattaattgaattaactTCATGAAGAATTTAGTCGTGGTCGTGATGGTCCGCGtacaatttttcttaacaaattgcCCTTCTACACTTTCCTTTTATATCTCAAAAGTCGAAAGGAGGTGTTAACAATTGCCTAAGCATTTCCAAGCTTTCTAATGTACCTAaacttattgaattttttttgtacgaAATATTAAGCTTCCACTGTAAATCATTTTATTCCTTTTGTAGAGTGTACGTGTAAAATCACTTACCTCATTGAATTTGTGTCTGTCTATCACCCTCTCTGTCTTAGAAAAAAGTAACGAAGTCGATGTTATTCGTTTCATATGTGTCAAATCATACCCTTTCTTCGCTGCCTCTGGTTTTCCCCAAGGCAGCCATCTAAGTCCTCTTTTATTCTTCCGATCGTGACAGAATAATAATCGTGCCAATCAATCAATTAATTTGCAAAATCAACTCTTTCACACTGTTAAAAACATTCGAAACCTTGGTATTTTATGGGGCTAAGAACTTAATTTGATCTcccatatataattttaaaatcaaacttagcACTTGGTTTTGTTAAACGTTGGTCCAAACAAATGTCTGAACTCTATGTGAAACTGTCCATATTTATAACCTTTATTTGCCCAAACCTCGAATACACATTTCAAGTTTAGTCCCCTTTCCAGAGCTTTCATATTTTCAGAATCGAGAGCATCTGACGTCGTTTCTTTGCTTTGCTCTTCGTGGTTTATCTTGGAACAATCCTCTTATCCTTTCTCCCTATGTTGACAGCCTGAAACTTCTCAGCTTAAACCATTAGAAGAACGTAAATAAATTTCAGACATTTTCTTTAATCTTCGCATCCTTCTTGGTCCCATTGACTACATTTCAATCTACAACTCTATTTCTTTTAACACTAACCTTCGTAACACAAGTAAtcctcgttttttttttttaaattcctaccCACCGAACCTCCTATGGCTTCAACGGATCTATATCTCGTATGCTGCTAAATGTAAATTTgcacttgatttttttaattttgacctCAGTACTCCTTCCTTTAAAATCCATCTTCTGAGCCACCTTTCCCCCCTCCACAATCTAAGGCCAAGTGCTtggttttttaaagttatattaaGAATTAGCTTAAATTTAAGC
It encodes:
- the LOC129940573 gene encoding NADH dehydrogenase (ubiquinone) 23 kDa subunit, producing the protein MASMKIFSLAKYGRWGVPKNIRMYSSRDKDILPPAKGYIYVNNKELSMELNDVTDRSAQTLFLSELMRGFGVTLAHIFKEPATINYPFEKGPLSPRFRGEHALRRYPSGEERCIACKLCEAICPAQAITIEAEERADGSRRTTRYDIDMTKCIYCGFCQEACPVDAIVEGPNFEFSTETHEELLYNKEKLLNNGDKWESEIASNLQADHLYR